Sequence from the Elusimicrobiota bacterium genome:
GCTCTTCCGATCTGAGAGGCCGTGCCCGTGGCCGTTGTCGCCGGTGCCGCCGGGCCCCTTCGGCGAGAGGTAGTCGCCGAAGCCCGACTCGTGCGCGATGGTCGCCGCGAGGAGCGCGGGCTTGATGCCGACCCGCCGGGCCTCGCGCCAGATGATCTCGCCGTACGGCTGCCCCGCGGGCGGCAGCGCCGCGAGGAAGCGGGCCTTCGGGATGTACCGAGCGAGCGCGATCACGCCAGCCGCAGCCACGAGGCCCCCTGCTACGAGGGCGATGAGCTGGCCCCGCGTCACGGCTTGTCCACCAGGCTGAGGAGCGCGAACTCCTCGAGGCTCTGCTCGTGGAACATGACGCCGACGATGGCGCCGGCGACGTGAGTGATGGTCGCTGGGGCCGTAGCCGGATCGATGAACGCGCGGAAGATCAGCGTGTGGTTCGGCGCGACGAGAATATTGCGACCCGCGGGCGTTCCGTCGGTGAAGGTCCAGACCTGGTCTTGCGCGGCTGCGCCAGGCCCGAACGCGACAGGCTTCGGGCTCTTGCCGCCCTGGTCAGCGATGTACAGGCGCCACGAAAGGCCCGTCACGAGGCGACTGAGCACGGTCGTCGTGGGGTTGAGCTGCACCGCCTGCAGCACAGACACGAACGCATACTGACCTGCGGCGGTCACGATCTGGCAGAGGTCGACCTCGCCGGCAGCGACCGGGCGCGCCACCGCCGCCCCGTAGACCTCGAGGCGCTGAAACCGGCTGTTCTCCGCGTAGATCGGCATCGATGCCTACAGCTTCCGGAGGAGGTGGCCGTGCAGCACGAAGTCGAAGTCGCAGACCGCGCCAACGGCTACCGGCAGCACGACTCGAAAGTTGATCGTCGTTCCCGCGTTGAGCGTGAGGGGAATCGGGAACTTCCATGCGGTGCGGGGCTGCGGCTCACCGACGGCCACCCACCGCGAAACAGGCTCGCTGAAGAAGATCCGATCGGTATCGAACCTGATGAGCGCCAGTCCGATCGGGTCGGGGCCTGGTGTGAAGGGCCAAGTATCGGACGCGACACCGCCCTCGAACACGTTGAGGGTGAAATCGTCGGCCAGGAAGTCGCGATCGAAGGTGAACTGAAGCGACGTTTCCTGCCCCGAGGGAGTTGCCGCTGGCACCGTGACGCGACCACCGTACGTGTACGGATCGAAGGCGAAGCCGAGCTGGGCGTATTCGGCCCGGGTGAGCTGCGCCGGATTGAGCGAGCCCTTCGGCCACTCGCGATAGCCCCGCCCGGCGAGGTGGAGCTGCAGCCCCTGCGCGCCAACGCCGGCCGCGCCGAGCGCCGCGACGAGATTTGCCTGCATCCGAACGATCTCGTTCGGCGCGTAGAACGCCCCTGCGCCGAGTCCCCACCAGCCGTTGTTGGCGCTGCCGACGAGGCTGATGTCGGCGAACTGGCTCACCGATTGATTGGTGCCGAGGGCGCCGATGGTCGGCATGAGCATCGTCGACACCGGGCCGTACGCCAGGATGCCGCCGCCATTCTGCTCCTGCGCCCCCGCGATCGTGAGGTCCTGCAGATCGATCGCATAGGGGCGTTTGATCGACAGGTTCACCTGGCTGCCGGCCGGCGACGCCGGAGGGAGACAGCCGAGCTGACCGCCCTGGTACAGCTCCATCCACGGCAGCAAGTCGACGACCTTTCGCCGCTCCATGAGGCGCCGTAGATAGGAGTCTCCGGGCACGTAGACAGGCATGATGACGTCGCCTCCGTCGGGCTGTTCCGTAGGGTCTGGGTGGTCGTCGATCGCTGGAGCCTGGCCGCACCCGACGCCGGCGGTCGCGAGGACCGCCAGCGCCGAGCACAGGACCAGTGAAGCGAGGCCGCGCACGTTACCGCTGCGCGCCGATGTTGAACTCGCCGACGCCGTACATCACGACGCCGATGATCGCGCCCTCGGTGGGGAAGTTGCCGGCGAGCGCCGCGAGGGCCGTGGCGCCGTTCGCGGTGGTGCTGAGGAAGGCGTTGAGCGCGGTCTCCTTGTCGAACACCACGCCCTTCGGGATCGGGAAGAGGCCCTGCGTCCCGAGCTGGCCGTTGCGGCTGCGCCAGAACGGCCCCAGGCCACTCGAGTCGGTGATGACGCTGTCGACGCCGACGCCCGGAGGCACCGTCAGCAGCGGCTGGCGCAGGATGACGCCCTGGCTCTGCTTCTGGAGCGTGAGCTGGCAGGTCTCGACGAGGATCTTGCCGACGTCGTCGGTGGCCGAGTCGCCCATGCCGCCCACGTACACGCCGATCGCTTCCGGAAAGAACTGGAAGAGCGGCTTGGCCGAGATGTCGAGCCAGTTGTTGTACGGGTGCTGGCCCTGCGGCTGGAAGGCCGCCGCCGCGCGGAAGATGTCGAACCCGTTGTTGTTGGCCGTGATCTGCGCGAGGCCCGTGGCGGCGCTGTTCCGGGCGCCCGTGAACTCGGCCGCCGCGAAGAGCCTGACCTTCATCGGGTTGCGGAGCTTCGCGATCGCGGCGTCGTCCGGGCCGGGCCGGTAGGTGTTGGGGTTCGGGTTGCTGGGTTCGGGCATCTGACCTCTCCTTGGGTCCGCGCTGCGCGCGGGGTTGTGGTGCGTCTGTCGGGCCTCGCGCTGCGCTGTCGAGTGTGTTCACGAGGTCGAGTGCAGACGTCTGCACTCGGCCCCTGGATGGTCGCTAGGAGTAGCGGTCCTCGCTGTAGTCGTTGCCGGAGAGCCCGTCGCCGCCCTGGTACGCGGGCACGATCGTTCCCTGGCCGCCGCCGATCGCCTGCGGGTTCGGGTACGCGTCGACGACGACGCCGGCGAGCATCCGCACCTCCCCCTCCTGGTCGAGGATCAGCGCGTCGTTGCCGAGCTGCCCGAGGAGCTGGGCCGGCCGCCGGCTGCCGTCGTCCATCTCGAGCTCGATGGCGCGCGGGCTGAAGCCCAGGAGGAGCTGTTCCTTGCCGGCGGCGTCGAGCTTGTAGAGCACGCCGTCCTTCGCGTAGACGCCCTCCGGCAACGTCTTGATCGCGAAGCCGGCCTTCTGCAGCACGTTCGCCTTGCCGTCCTTCGAGATCGCGGCCTCGGCGAGCAGGTGCCGCACGATCTGCGACCCGCCGACGCCCGCCATGCCCTTGCCCGCGGAGGGGCTGAACATGCCGACCACGGTGCCGAGGCCGATGCCCAGGACGCCGCCGGCGCCGGCCTTCACGGCGGAGCGGCCGAGCCCGTCCTTCTTCACGAGCTTGCCGGCGAAGTGGGCGCCGACCGTCGTCACGACCTCCGCGGCCGCGCCGCCGAGGGCCGCGACGCCCATGCCCATGATGTCGACGCCCGGGTTCTTCCGGCGCGACCGGCGGCGGTGCTTGGGGGCGGGCGCCGCGCTGCGACGACGGCGCTTGCCGCTCGTCTTCGCCGCGGCCTTACGGTGGCGCTTCTTGCCGCCGCTCTTCTTCGCCTTCTTCGCGCCGGCGCCCTTCTTGCCCTTGTTCACCGCGACCGTGTCCTCGATTGACTCGCTCATCCGTCGATCCCTCCTGGGGTCACGCGCAGCGTGCTCCCGGTGATTCGGTACACCTCACCCGCACGCTCGATGCGAGGCGGCCGCGTGAAAATGTGCTCGTACTCGTCGAAGCTGCCGTTCCATTTGCTCGAGCGGTAGCCGATCACGTTCACGTGCCCGCGGAACTCGGCCGAGCTCGTGATCCGCACCTGCACCCGCGTCGCACCGACGGGCACCAGGTCCGACCACCGCCGGTAGAGCTTCGCGGCTGCGCGCAGGTCCTCGTCGAAGTCCTCGAGCGGCTCCGGCTCCTCGGCGGGCATCGGCAGGATCCAGAGCCGCTGCGTCCCGGGCTCCGCGCAGAGCCAGTGCGGCCGCTTCCACGAGAGCGTGGAACGACGCCCGTCCTGTTCGACCCGCAGGTCGAGGACCTCGCCCAGCACTGCGACGGATGGCGGGAGCCTCACGCATGAGCCTCCTGTCGACGTCGCTTCCTGGGCTTGGCCGGGGCCTTGCGCGGACGCGGGTTCACCTTCCGAGCGGGCTGCCCCCGTTTGCTCCAGAGATAGAGCCCGATCGCCGTGGCCGAGAGGGCGCCGATGGTGGCCAGCACGATGACGATCGTCGGGGTGCCGTCCGCGCCTTCGTCCTTGAAGATTCCGGCGAGCTTCTTCGCGGCGTCGGGGTCGGTCTTCGCCAGCTCGATGATCGCCTTCTGCCGCTCGACCCGGGCCACCTCGTCGGCGTGCTTGAAGAAGGCCCACAGCGACACGGCGATCGACGCTGCGATCGCGATGACAGCGAACGCGCCGGCGACACCAACGAACGGGTTTCCGAGCCCTCCGCTGAGCTTCGCGAGGTTGGCGAAGTCCGCCGAGCCGCCGCCGTGCAGCGCGCGCAGCCCGGCCTCGAGGCCCTGGACGATCGTCTGCAGCGTGCCGAGGCTGGCCTTTGCCTTCGCCGCCGGCGGGCCCCAGTACAGATCCCGGACCTCGACCGAGAGCTTCTTGCGGATGGGCTCGAGCGCCTTCTTGTCGGCGTCGAACTTCGCCTGCGCCACGAGGAGGCCGTTGAGGTCGCTCCGCAGCTCGGCAACCTTCGCGTCGAGCGGCCTGAGCACGGCCTGCGACGCTTCGCCGAGAGTGTCCGCGAGGGCCGAATACCGGGCGACCCAGTCGATCTGACCCTGGAAGAGCTCCGCCTGTTTCTGCAGCTCGTCGCCGTAGGTCTGCCAGGTCGCGAGGGAGCGCTTGCCGGCGAGCACCTCGTCGCGTTGCTTGCCGGCCCACGCGTCGACGATCTTCGCGAAGGTGTTGTATGCGCCGAGGATCTGCTCCTGCTGGTCCTGCGCGGACACGTACGCGATCGCGGTGCGCCACGACGCCATCGCGGCCCGCACGGTGAGGATCTTCGGCTGCAGCTCGGCGGCGGTCGTCATCGGCGACGGCTCCGCTTCTTCCAGGCGCGCCGAATCAGCTCCTCGATCGTGACGGCTACAACCGTGACGCCCACGCCGATCATCACCTTCGCGCCGTTGCTGAGGCCCTTGGGCTCCTCGGTGACGAGGCGCTCCGTCGACGTGTCGAACTTCTCCGCCGGCGTCTTCTGCGTGAGCTGCGGCTGCGACGTGTCGCTGTATGCCGGCAGCACGCTCGGCAGCGAGCTCGAGGGGCCCGGCGAGCTCGGCGTGATGAGCTGCGTCGTCGGGGGCGCCTGCACGAGCGGCGGCGAGGTCGGCGGCGCCTGGACCACGACGGGCGGCGTACCTGGCGGAGCCTCGACCGGCGGCACGAGGGGCGGCGAAGCGGGCGTGACGGGCAGCACGAGCGGCGGTGTCTCCAGCGTCGGAGGAGGCGTTCCGGGCGGCGGATTCGTCGACGGCGGAGCGCCGCCAGGCGGCGGTCCAGAATCCATCGAGACCTGCATCCAGTCGAAGCGGCTGAGCGGTCGTCCGTCCTCGAATCGATAGTCCTCGCCGTCCCAGACCAGCCAGGCATTCAGATGGGGTGAGAAGAACCTCGCTCCCCTGCTTGCTGGCGGCCTGTCTCGCCTCTTCGGGGGCGGCGGCTTGTCGGCCGGCTGCGTCGTGTCCGTCGTCGTGGTCTTGAGCTCGCGAGCGATCGACGCTTCCTTGACCGAGACGCCCGGCTTCGGATCTTGCTTCTTCGAGCGTGTTTCCCGCTTCTTCTCGTCGTCGAACTGTTGCAGGGGCGACTGCCCGCCGTTCTTCCTGATGGTCGTCCGCTTCTGTGCAGACGTCTGCATGGGCGTCTTTTCGGACGCCTTCGCCGGGGTGCGCGCGGCGACGACTCGTCGTCCGCTGCCGCCCTTCGCGTCCGCGGTGGCGGTCGTGCGCGTCTGCTGCGCCTGCGCACGGGCTTTCTCGCCACCCGACTGCACGGTCGTTTGCGACGCCGCGGCCGGCGTCGAGGCCGGAGTCGTGCGGCTCGTCGAAACGGTGCGGCTCGGCCCCGTCTTCGGCAGGGCTCCGAGGCCGTCGCTGTAGGCGCGGACCAGCATCAGGCCGCCCGCCTCTTGCCCTGGCTCTTCTTGCGGCGCGGGTTGGCGCGCCGGGCCTTGGGCTTCCGGGTGAGCGCGTACAGGAGGCCGGCCACGACCGCGGCGCCGGCGACGCCCGCGACGACCTTCGTCGTGGTGCTCATGCCGGGCGCGGGAGCCGGCGGAGGAGGAGGCGGCGCGGCGGTGGTGGTCGTCGTCCCCTTCTTCTTGATGAGGCTCGACCGGCCCGTCGCGATGCGCGGCTTCTCCGAGGGCTGGCTCTTCGCCGCCGCAGCGGCCTGCGCAGCGGCGGCGTCCTTCGCGGCCTTCTCCGCGGCGGCCTGACGTGCCCAGGCCTCTTTCTGCACGGCAGCGGTCGCGTCGGCGGCGGCGACGATCGCGCTCCCACCAGGGATGAGGCTCCAGGCCGCGCGAACCCCGGTGTTCTCGGGCCGCGTGGGGTCGAAGGGCTTGATCAGGTCGTTGTAGAGGTCGAACCCGATCGGCTGCGGCCGCCGGCTGCCGTTGTACGCAGGGCGAAGCATGTAGGTCCTCCTGGCGCGGTGCGCTGGCTCGGTACCGACGTTGGCAGCGGGCCGACGAAACGACTTCGTGACGGGGTCGAACGGAACCCAGGTCCCGCGGTCCTTGTTGAAGACCTGCAGGTACACGTGGTGGTAGCCGGCCTCGGCGCCGAGCTGCGCGCGCTGGTCGACGACGCGCACCTTCACCGGGTGGCCGAGCGCCTCGAGGATGGAGCCCGCGACGATCGTGTACTTCTTGCAGTCCACGCCGCTGAGGCCCTCCCAGGCGCCGGGCGTGGTGAGGAGCTGCACGTCGACGGGGTCGGCGCGGTAGGGCGGCGCGTTGAGCCCGGTGAGGTAGTCCCAGGTCGCCTGAATCTCGGCGGTCGCGTCCTGCGGGGGTGCCAGACGCACGATGCGGCGCGCGAGCTCGCGCACGTCGGCGCGCTTCGCCTGGTCACGGATGATCGTGGTGATCTTCTCCACGAGCTGCTCCGTGCCAGCGAGCCCCGCCTGCAGCACCTCACGCGCGCCGACGACCCTCATGCCGCCTGACCTCCGCCCTGTGGGGTGCTCGGCAGGTGGATGCGCAGGACGCGCGGGCCGGTCGACTCCTCTTCCTTCGGCTGCTCCGTGGTGGTGGTGGGCTGCGTCGCCGGCGGCGGCGGCTGCGTGCCTCCGAGCTTGGCGGACTGGAGGGCGATCAGCTCGGTCTGCTTGCGCAGGACGTCGGCGCCGAGCTCGATGCGGTCGACGATCGCGTTGCCGAGTCTCGCGAGGAGGGTCTTGCCGCTCTCGCTGACGAGGAATTCCGCGGTGCTCTTCACGAGCGACTCGACGGCCTTCTTGTCGGGGTCCTTCTCTTCCTCGTCGTCGTCCCCCTTGGCGCTGCCTTTCTCGTCGGTGCCCGGCTCTTCGTCTTCCTCCTCCTCGTCGTCGTCGTCTTCGGGGCCGAGGAGCATCTTCTTGTACGCGTTGCGCTTCGTTTCGACCCGGATCAGCCGGTCGAGCTCCTCCTCTTCCGGTGAGACCGTCTGCGCGCCACGGTTCACCGCCCTCGAGGAGACCTCGTCGTCTGGCGGGGAGCCACCGGGGAGCCCCCGGGAGTCGCGGGGAAACGCAGAGGAACGGCGGGGAGTCTCGCCGGGAGCCTCGCGGGAGTCGGCGGGGAACTCGATATTGACCCTCGCGGACCCGATGTGAGCCCCCTTCGCCTTGAGCTTCACCTCGAAAAGGCCGCCGCCCTCGGTGGAGAAGGCGAGGACGTGCTCGACGAGCTGGTCGAGGACGGGGCGATCGCGGCGGAGCTCCAGGGAGCGGCCGACCGAGATCCGGGGCGACGCGCCGCCGAGCCGGGTCACGTACGCCCGCACGAGCTCATCGCCGGCGGAATCGAGGGCGGCCTCGAGCGTTTCGACCGGCTCGAGGGGCGTTTCCTCGCTCATCGCGACCCCCCAGCCAGGCGGCGGCGCTTGCGAGGGGCCGGCGAGCCGACCTGGACGTCGATTGTGACCTCGTCCCGCAGCATCTCAGCGATGCCAGCAACCACCTCGCCGGCGTCGGCCTGCATCTCGGGGGGAACGAGGTTCTTGACGGCGAGCCTGCCGAGGCCACGGAAAACGGATGCCGTGCCGGTCGACAGTTTGATGCGCCGCGAGCTCGCCATACGCGACAGGTTGGCGCCCGTTCGCGATCGTCGTCAACCCCTGCGTTTTCAGACAGATCCGTGATTTCCACGCATGATCCGCATGCATGGATCCGGATGACAAATCGGGGGTCGGTCAGACTGCGATGAACCGCACGTACACCACGCCGCCGATGACGAGGCCAGCCGTCTTCGTGACCTCCCAGACGGCTCCACCGTGCCCCGTCACCGTGAGGACGAGGGCGCTGACGACGAGCAGCGCTGCGATCGCGAAGTACCCGCGTCGCCGCTCGATGCGCTCGCGTGCGGCGAGTTCCTCCATCTTCATGGTGTGGCGACGCTCGCTGTCGATCGGCATGGCAGGTTCTCCCTGCCTGGGATCATAGCCTGCAACGATCCGCGGTGTTCGGTGCGCACGTCGGGGGTCGGTCGGGGCTACACGTCGGGGGTGCTGTCACCATCCTCGGAGGCATCCCGAAAGAGCGAGCCGAGAGCGACGCGAATCTTCCCGCGCACGGACTCGTCGATGCCCTTCGACACCCGCCAGAGGAAGCGTTCCGGCGAGATCGACAGGGTCCGCACCTGATGGCATTCCACGTACGACGGCGTGAGAGGAATACGGGCCTGGTGGCCGTCGAACTTGACCGTCCAGGGGCCGTGCTCCCCTGAGGTGATCGGCGCAACCGTCGCGAGCCCAAGTTCGTCAGGTACCCGGCTGCAGGACAGCACCACGGCGTAGTGCTCGCCCTTCTGCTCATGCCCGACCGGCTCACCGAGCCAGACCTTCCAGACTTCCCACTGTCGCGGAGGACGATCGCTCACGACTTGAGCTCGCGCTCAGCGACCTCGTCAGGCCGGAGATACAGCGGGCCCGACACGAAGCCGTACGCGTCCCGCGAGCGCTCCATCGCAGCGTGTCCCAGCAGCCTGAAGAACTCGGGCGTGCGTCGCTGGCGACCGCGCGCGTACAACGCGGCACGAGCGATGCTCACTGCGAAGTCGACGAAGAAGACGTCGTCGATGACCTGCGGCGCCTCGAGTCGAACTCGAACGCCCTGGGCTCGTGCCGAATCGCTGCGCATCGCCTTCTGGGCCAGCGTCGCCAGCATCAGCCGGGCGCGCTCGGCACTTTCGAAGAGGAGTGGCGCGTCAGTGCCGAGCCGACGCGACGCGCTTGGGCGATCCCACATCGACGCGGCAGTTCGTCGATGAACCTCGATATCCCGAGGTTCGAATTGCGTATGGAGGATCCCGCTCAGTGCCAGGAGCAACTCGGCGTGCTTCGGTAGAAGCTCCGCAACGAGGCCCTCAGCGTCATCGTCCGACTTGGCGCGAAGGATCGGAAGGATGCAGTCCTTGTGCATTCGCTCCGCGTACCAGGTGGCCGCCTGACGGAGCTTCTCGGGCAGACGATCCTCGATGGGCGGTGGCACGAGCCACAGCGACGTGCGCGGCACCACGGTCCGCGTCTGCCCAGATTCTCCGCTGAAAGACTTCGCGTTCATGTCCCCAACCCTACCACCCCGGCCCGCCGGCGTTGAGCCCCCCGCTCAGCCGCGGCGTCGGGTCTTCCGACGGCCCGGGTTCACCTGACGCGTCTCGCTGACGATCAGGTCGGGGTCGCTTTTGGAGGGGGGCACTCCGTACACCTTGAAGCCGGTGGCGGGGTTGATGCAGTCGTCGGGCACGTCGACGACGATGACCGCGTTCGGCTTCGCGGGAATTGGTGGATCGGGCTGGAAGAACTGCTCGATCGCGTCTTTCAGCATCGCAGCCGCTTCCTTCTCCGTGCGGCCGTTGCTGGCGATGTTGAGCTCGGCGCTGTGCGCGAGCCACCACTTGCCTTCGCGCCAGATTCTTGCGGGGAACTCGCGCCTCATGGACAGCCTCCGGTTCGATGATAGCGCTTCACGCGTCGAGCAACTCGCGGAGCCGCTCCCGCGAGATACCTGCGAGCTCGAAGATGCTGCGCAGCGTGCCTGGCGGAACGTCGCCGGTATGGACAGGCACTGGAACGAAGAGCCCTGACGGATGCCGATAGCCCTCGTGCTTGCCGTGGCGAGCACGCTCGAAACCTGCGCGCTTGAGGACTCGCACGACCTCTCGCACCGTCATCGTCGGCCACCTGTGGCTCACGGCTCCCCCTTCCGCTTCCCGTCGCCCTCCACCCCCTGCGCGGGGGCCGCTGCAGACGTCTGCACTTGCCCGCCCGGGGCGGCGAGCTGGAACCCGACGAGGCCCTTGAGGAGGGTGGCGGCGTGCTCGTCCTGGGCGGGGCTGAGCTGGCGGCTGAGCTCGCGGGCGGTGCGGGTCAGCGTCGTTTCGACGTTCGGGAGCTCAGCGACGTCATCGACCGAAACGCCGGTGATCCGCAGCACCTCGCGCAGGCACACCACGTCGAAGTGCAGCGCGTCGAGATGCACCTCGAGGGCCTTGGCGATCTTCTCCAGGTTGTAGCTGCGGGGCTGCGGACCGCCGGCCTCGATGTGGCTGATCGTCGGACCAGAGAGCTGAGTCATCCGAGCCACGTCGGCCTGAGACATGCCGCGTGCCGCTCGCAAGATCCGCAGTCGGTCTCCGATCTTCACGAAGTGCCCGTAACTGATTGAGGAATCATGGATCCGGGGACCGCCGGGCGCTTAACGGAACCGTGGCGTCCGATCACGGGTCTATTTTCCTGTTGCGCTTCTTCTATTTTCCGTAGATCATCGATTTTGGGTAGGGAGCGGAGGTCGCGATGGGCGGTCCGGGCAGCGGTCGGAAGAAGCACGGTCAGATGAGCTACCCGCGCGCGACGGCGAAGGCGAAGGCCGTCAGCTACGCCGTGATCGACAGCGGGATGACTCGACGTGAAATCTCGGCCCTCGCCAAGGTGAGCGCCGGTTGGGGAAGCGACATCCTCGCCGGACGGGTGAGCTGCAAGAAGGAGATCGCCGAGCGCTACGCCGACGTCCTCAAGCAGCCGCTCCTCGTCCTCTTCTTCATCGAGGAGGCACCACCCGCGAACCAGCCGGTGACCTCGGCTCCTCCGAAGCAGCCCCGCAAGGTGCGTCCTCCCGCCGAACCGCCGGAACAGGGTTCGCTCCCGCTCGTCGACACCGACGCGAAGACAGGGCACGCGGCGTGAGCACCACGCTGCGACTGGTGCCGCCGCTGCCGGCCGTCGCGACGTGCCGTTTCTGCGGCGCGCACGTCCAGGGGCCTGACCTCGCGCTGTGGCTGCTCGACAACGTGTGCCCGGAGTGCGCGCCGCTGCACTGCGCGGCCGAGCTGGAGCTCCTCACGTCGCGGCTCGTGGCGACGACCTGCCGGCGTCTGACGGGCCACACGCTCGAGGAGCTCGTCGACGAGTACGAGCGGCACTCGTATATCCCGACGTTCCGCTTCGACTGGCACGACGACCAGGACCTCGAGCGGTGGATCCTCGCTGAGATCTACGACCTCTCGATGTCGGCCGCCGGCTACGACGCGCGGTGCCACCGACTCGGCTCCTACACGGCGCCCGAGCCCCGACGAGGCGCCCACCCATGAACCCGAACCCCTGCCGTGCAGACGTCTGCACAACCGCCGAGGCACGCCCATGAGCTGGTCCCGGATCGATAACGACATCCGCTTCCACTACAAGGTGCTGCAGCTCGGCGTGATGATCGGCCGGCCGAACCTCGCGCACCGGTACCTGATCGATCTCATCTGCTGGCTCAGCAAGACGAAGCCCGACGGGTACATCAGCGACCTCGATCCCGCGGTCATCGCGAGCGCAGCGTTGCTCGACGCGGACATGGTGCCCGGCGAGTTCGTTCGCGCGCTCTCCGACAGCGGCATCGTCGACCCCGACGGCCAGCTGCACGACTGGGACGAGTACCAGGGCATCCGGCGCGAGCGGCAGGAGCGCGACACCGAGCGGAAGAAGGCGCAGCGGGCGCAAAAGCGTCCCAAATCCGACACCGGACAGCGTTCCTTCGAGGTGTTGCCGGGGAACGGCGGCGGCAACGGCGTCGGACGTCCGCAGGACGTCCGCACGATGTCCGCGGGACAGGCCTCGGACGTCCGAAGTGTGTCCGACGAGAATCCGCAGGACGTCCGCACGACGTCCGCGGGACAGAATGCGGACACGTCCGGAGGTGAACAGAAAACAGGCGCGGCGAACCTTGTCCGCAGGACGTCCGAAGGAC
This genomic interval carries:
- a CDS encoding transglutaminase-like domain-containing protein — encoded protein: MRVVGAREVLQAGLAGTEQLVEKITTIIRDQAKRADVRELARRIVRLAPPQDATAEIQATWDYLTGLNAPPYRADPVDVQLLTTPGAWEGLSGVDCKKYTIVAGSILEALGHPVKVRVVDQRAQLGAEAGYHHVYLQVFNKDRGTWVPFDPVTKSFRRPAANVGTEPAHRARRTYMLRPAYNGSRRPQPIGFDLYNDLIKPFDPTRPENTGVRAAWSLIPGGSAIVAAADATAAVQKEAWARQAAAEKAAKDAAAAQAAAAAKSQPSEKPRIATGRSSLIKKKGTTTTTAAPPPPPPAPAPGMSTTTKVVAGVAGAAVVAGLLYALTRKPKARRANPRRKKSQGKRRAA
- a CDS encoding type II toxin-antitoxin system PemK/MazF family toxin, giving the protein MSDRPPRQWEVWKVWLGEPVGHEQKGEHYAVVLSCSRVPDELGLATVAPITSGEHGPWTVKFDGHQARIPLTPSYVECHQVRTLSISPERFLWRVSKGIDESVRGKIRVALGSLFRDASEDGDSTPDV
- a CDS encoding type II toxin-antitoxin system HicB family antitoxin; this translates as MRREFPARIWREGKWWLAHSAELNIASNGRTEKEAAAMLKDAIEQFFQPDPPIPAKPNAVIVVDVPDDCINPATGFKVYGVPPSKSDPDLIVSETRQVNPGRRKTRRRG
- a CDS encoding type II toxin-antitoxin system HicA family toxin — its product is MTVREVVRVLKRAGFERARHGKHEGYRHPSGLFVPVPVHTGDVPPGTLRSIFELAGISRERLRELLDA
- a CDS encoding helix-turn-helix domain-containing protein, giving the protein MKIGDRLRILRAARGMSQADVARMTQLSGPTISHIEAGGPQPRSYNLEKIAKALEVHLDALHFDVVCLREVLRITGVSVDDVAELPNVETTLTRTARELSRQLSPAQDEHAATLLKGLVGFQLAAPGGQVQTSAAAPAQGVEGDGKRKGEP